Proteins from a single region of Candidatus Puniceispirillum marinum IMCC1322:
- the truB gene encoding tRNA pseudouridine(55) synthase TruB has translation MPRNNGQPVHGWVNLDKPVGISSAKAVAIVRRVFNAAKAGHGGTLDPLASGVLPIALGEATKTVAFAMGSHKSYEFTLAWGVETSTDDSEGSVTYRSEKRPSDADVTAVLGQFTGHIEQVPPAYSAIKVDGQRAYKLARKADADDDAPAVKLAPRPIFIETCQLLSHDESKARFYVACGKGAYIRSMARDIGRAVGSAAHVTSLRRMSVGSFHADKAISLDFLENLEHSAPAFEHLHPVVSALDDIPALPISGDEASLLRHGQTLGALSQSAQLRFAGLAGGQTGIAMHGDTPVALVAIKAGAVCPVRVLNL, from the coding sequence ATGCCGCGCAACAATGGCCAGCCGGTGCATGGCTGGGTGAATCTGGACAAGCCTGTGGGGATCAGCTCGGCCAAGGCGGTGGCGATTGTGCGGCGTGTGTTCAATGCTGCTAAAGCCGGACATGGTGGTACGCTTGATCCGCTGGCAAGTGGGGTGCTGCCGATCGCGCTGGGGGAAGCCACAAAGACGGTGGCGTTTGCCATGGGTAGTCACAAGTCTTATGAATTCACCCTGGCATGGGGTGTTGAAACCAGCACCGATGATAGCGAAGGCAGTGTCACCTATCGATCCGAAAAACGCCCAAGCGATGCTGACGTTACCGCTGTGCTAGGGCAATTTACCGGCCATATCGAACAGGTGCCGCCTGCCTATTCGGCGATCAAGGTTGATGGGCAACGGGCCTATAAACTGGCACGCAAGGCCGATGCCGATGATGACGCGCCTGCGGTGAAGCTGGCCCCACGTCCGATCTTTATCGAAACATGCCAATTGCTATCGCATGATGAAAGCAAAGCACGGTTTTATGTGGCCTGTGGCAAAGGTGCCTATATCCGGTCGATGGCACGTGATATTGGCCGCGCGGTTGGCAGTGCCGCGCATGTGACAAGCCTGCGCCGCATGTCGGTGGGCAGCTTTCACGCCGATAAGGCGATTTCACTAGATTTTCTGGAAAATCTGGAGCATAGTGCGCCCGCTTTCGAGCATTTACATCCTGTTGTGAGTGCGCTGGACGACATCCCGGCGTTACCCATTTCGGGGGATGAGGCATCCTTGCTTCGTCATGGCCAAACCCTTGGCGCGTTGAGTCAGTCCGCACAATTGCGGTTCGCTGGCCTGGCCGGGGGACAAACCGGCATTGCCATGCATGGCGATACACCGGTGGCGCTGGTGGCGATCAAAGCAGGGGCTGTATGCCCTGTCCGTGTTTTAAACCTATAA
- the rbfA gene encoding 30S ribosome-binding factor RbfA produces the protein MSSKPRNSHNAKGPSQRQLRVGETLRHALSDILFREDFFDPDLENVSITISEISISPDLSNARVYTMPLGGVNVEVVLPALNRLAPKIQSMVAQRVHLRRAPRLKFLLDESFENAARMNVLFNALHQDK, from the coding sequence ATGTCATCAAAGCCACGCAACAGCCACAACGCAAAGGGGCCAAGCCAGCGCCAGCTACGTGTTGGGGAAACCTTGCGTCATGCGCTGTCGGATATTCTGTTTCGGGAAGATTTCTTTGATCCCGATCTGGAAAATGTGTCAATCACCATTTCCGAAATTTCGATTAGCCCCGATCTGAGCAATGCGCGTGTCTATACGATGCCGCTTGGTGGGGTGAATGTCGAAGTTGTTCTGCCTGCGTTGAACCGGCTAGCGCCTAAAATTCAAAGCATGGTGGCGCAACGTGTACATTTGCGCCGTGCGCCGCGGTTAAAATTTCTGCTTGATGAAAGTTTTGAAAATGCGGCGCGGATGAATGTTCTGTTCAACGCCCTGCATCAGGATAAATAA
- the infB gene encoding translation initiation factor IF-2, translating into MSDESGKTKKLSLSSGKLTLGNLDAGKMRTGPSVAGRKTVQVEVRRKRAPAAPSRAGQPSAEAVTPPATPETPALSEAPVATPATPAAADDKLTAQERAARVRALQEGMKKPTPAADGDNAAPAVPEGNAPDEAPVAEAAIPPAPEPEVPLDPVEARRAAELAELREIEAGEEERRAFEAKKHADTHARRQEVPERSPAAPAPQMPDPIGEAQQRRRKAADEMAPRRPGASRRDTNNRRQSGKMTINQALSGDESRRQRSLASVKRQREKARMREEQPQVKQVRDVIIPDTISVSELANRMAERTADVVKELMKLGIMATATQTIDGETAELVVSEFGHKVQRVSESDIEIGLTGDDDAEDNLQPRPPVVTVMGHVDHGKTSLLDAIRRTDVAAGESGGITQHIGAYQITTANKNVITFIDTPGHEAFTEMRSRGANITDIVVLVVAADDSVMAQTVEAINHAKAAGCPVIVAVNKCDKPEADPQRVRNDLLQQEIVTEDFGGDVLCVDVSAHTGLGLDKLEEAIMLQSELLELRANPDRNADGVVIESKVERGRGSVATLLVQRGTLRQGDIFVIGAESGRVRALLDDRGQKLKEAGPGQPVEILGLNGTPMAGDNCVVVETEARAREIAEYRTRRNKDHDAARGARGSVEQMLSAIAAGEAEELPVVIKTDVHGSLEAIRVALEKLGTEQVKVRMLSSGVGALSESDISLAAASNAIVIGFNVRAIPQARDLAKRDGVEIRYHSIIYELIDEVKAAMGGLLSPDTQEDFIGYAEIRQVFGVSKVGKVAGCMVTEGVIKRGCKVRLLRDNVVIHEGALKTLKRFKDEVKEVREGFECGMGFENYSDIQEKDMIECFEIREIARTLD; encoded by the coding sequence ATGAGCGACGAGAGTGGCAAAACAAAGAAACTGAGTTTGTCCAGCGGCAAGTTAACACTGGGTAACTTGGATGCGGGCAAAATGCGGACAGGTCCCTCAGTGGCCGGACGTAAAACGGTTCAGGTTGAAGTGCGCCGTAAACGCGCACCTGCGGCACCATCACGCGCTGGCCAGCCTAGCGCCGAGGCCGTGACCCCGCCAGCAACGCCCGAAACACCAGCGTTGAGCGAAGCACCGGTGGCAACGCCTGCGACACCAGCGGCGGCCGATGATAAGCTAACCGCACAAGAACGCGCTGCCCGCGTTCGCGCCCTGCAGGAAGGGATGAAGAAACCAACCCCGGCCGCAGATGGAGATAATGCCGCGCCAGCTGTACCTGAAGGTAATGCGCCTGATGAGGCACCAGTAGCCGAAGCCGCAATTCCCCCCGCACCCGAACCAGAAGTGCCACTTGATCCGGTTGAAGCGCGCCGTGCCGCCGAATTGGCCGAACTTCGTGAAATCGAGGCTGGCGAGGAAGAACGCCGGGCCTTTGAAGCCAAAAAACATGCTGATACGCACGCCCGACGCCAAGAGGTGCCAGAGCGCAGTCCAGCCGCCCCCGCGCCACAAATGCCGGATCCGATTGGTGAAGCCCAGCAACGCCGCCGCAAGGCCGCTGATGAAATGGCACCTCGCCGTCCAGGGGCTTCGCGCCGTGATACCAATAACCGGCGTCAATCTGGCAAGATGACAATCAATCAGGCGCTTTCCGGTGATGAAAGCCGTCGCCAGCGTTCGTTAGCGTCGGTCAAGCGACAACGCGAAAAGGCGCGGATGCGCGAAGAACAGCCACAGGTCAAGCAGGTCAGGGATGTGATCATTCCAGATACGATCAGTGTCAGCGAACTGGCCAACCGTATGGCCGAACGAACGGCTGATGTGGTGAAGGAATTGATGAAGCTGGGCATTATGGCCACCGCAACACAGACAATCGACGGCGAAACAGCCGAACTGGTTGTGAGTGAATTTGGCCATAAGGTGCAACGTGTGTCAGAATCAGATATCGAAATCGGCCTTACAGGTGATGACGATGCCGAAGACAACCTGCAGCCCCGCCCCCCCGTGGTTACGGTTATGGGTCATGTTGACCATGGTAAAACCAGCTTGCTTGATGCGATTCGCCGTACCGATGTAGCGGCAGGAGAATCAGGTGGCATTACCCAGCATATTGGCGCCTATCAGATCACCACAGCGAATAAGAATGTGATTACCTTTATCGATACGCCTGGCCACGAAGCCTTTACCGAGATGCGCTCGCGTGGTGCGAATATTACCGATATTGTCGTGCTGGTCGTGGCCGCTGATGACTCGGTTATGGCACAGACAGTCGAAGCGATTAACCATGCCAAAGCGGCAGGTTGTCCGGTTATTGTCGCGGTCAATAAATGTGACAAGCCCGAAGCCGATCCCCAGCGTGTGCGTAATGACCTGTTACAGCAGGAAATAGTCACCGAAGATTTCGGCGGCGATGTGCTGTGTGTTGATGTTTCGGCACATACCGGACTTGGCCTTGATAAACTCGAAGAAGCGATCATGCTGCAATCCGAGCTTCTGGAATTACGCGCCAATCCGGATCGTAATGCCGATGGTGTCGTGATCGAATCGAAGGTCGAACGTGGCCGTGGTTCGGTTGCCACCTTGCTGGTGCAACGCGGTACGTTGCGTCAGGGCGATATTTTTGTCATTGGTGCGGAAAGCGGCCGGGTTCGCGCCTTGCTTGATGACCGTGGACAGAAGCTGAAAGAAGCAGGACCAGGCCAGCCTGTAGAAATACTGGGTTTGAATGGTACGCCGATGGCTGGCGATAACTGTGTTGTTGTCGAAACCGAAGCGCGCGCGCGTGAAATTGCCGAATACCGGACACGTCGCAATAAGGATCATGATGCCGCCCGCGGTGCGCGTGGTTCGGTCGAACAGATGCTCTCGGCAATTGCCGCCGGTGAAGCCGAAGAATTGCCTGTCGTCATCAAGACCGATGTGCATGGATCACTCGAAGCGATCCGTGTCGCGCTTGAAAAGCTGGGCACCGAACAGGTCAAGGTGCGGATGCTGTCATCAGGCGTTGGCGCGCTGAGTGAATCGGATATCAGCCTTGCAGCGGCATCGAATGCGATTGTGATCGGTTTTAATGTGCGCGCGATTCCGCAGGCACGTGATCTGGCCAAGCGCGATGGTGTTGAAATCCGCTATCATTCGATTATTTACGAACTGATCGATGAAGTGAAAGCGGCGATGGGCGGCTTGCTGAGCCCGGATACCCAAGAGGACTTTATCGGCTATGCCGAAATCCGCCAGGTATTCGGCGTGTCAAAAGTCGGCAAGGTTGCTGGTTGTATGGTGACTGAAGGCGTTATCAAACGTGGCTGTAAGGTGCGTTTGCTTCGCGATAATGTCGTGATCCATGAGGGCGCGCTAAAGACATTGAAACGTTTCAAGGACGAGGTCAAAGAAGTCCGTGAAGGCTTTGAATGTGGTATGGGCTTTGAAAACTATTCGGACATTCAGGAAAAAGATATGATCGAATGTTTTGAAATCCGTGAGATTGCCCGTACCCTCGACTAG
- a CDS encoding DUF448 domain-containing protein, which produces MVTRTCIATGQTLPTNSLIRFVASPDGVAVADLAERLPGRGAWVMANAASISKADSKGHFKRALGVDLADDADGITHIMSMLRSRVLSLLAMARRSGIAFAGAGKLLVDGSFDALLAAQDASERECRKLESKLGVTWVSQTLTAEELGQVFGRDSIAYVGLRGAAARGGVALIDNLHDEIMRLDGFYGATGCQN; this is translated from the coding sequence ATGGTTACGCGCACCTGCATCGCAACGGGACAAACACTTCCCACCAATAGCCTGATTCGCTTTGTTGCGAGTCCGGATGGGGTCGCGGTTGCCGATCTTGCCGAACGCTTGCCTGGTCGTGGGGCGTGGGTGATGGCCAATGCGGCCAGCATTTCCAAAGCTGATAGTAAAGGCCATTTCAAGCGTGCGCTTGGCGTGGATCTGGCCGATGATGCCGATGGCATTACCCATATCATGTCGATGTTGCGTAGCCGCGTATTATCATTGCTGGCGATGGCGCGGCGGTCTGGCATTGCCTTTGCCGGAGCCGGAAAATTGCTTGTAGATGGTTCGTTTGATGCACTTCTGGCAGCTCAGGATGCGTCTGAACGCGAATGTAGAAAGCTTGAAAGCAAGCTTGGCGTCACCTGGGTCAGCCAGACACTGACCGCCGAGGAACTAGGCCAGGTTTTCGGACGAGACAGTATTGCCTATGTAGGGCTTCGGGGTGCAGCCGCGCGTGGCGGGGTGGCATTGATTGATAATTTGCATGACGAGATCATGCGTTTAGACGGGTTTTATGGTGCTACGGGTTGTCAGAACTAG
- the nusA gene encoding transcription termination factor NusA produces the protein MDTSSIPGMELIQVADVVAREKSIDREEVMLAMEEAIQKAGRAKYGLERDIRAMIDRKSGAIRLERWMEVVEEVEDDETQISVDEGAKLTPAVGLGEFSKQSLPPIEFGRIAAQTAKQVISQKVRDAERARQFEEYKDRVGEIVVGTIKRAESYSITVDLGRAEAVIRREEMIPRENLRQGDRVRAYIIDVREEQRGPQIFLSRACNEFMAKLFTQEVPEIYDGIIEIKGVAREAGSRAKISVLSNDPGIDPVGACVGMRGSRVQAVVGELQGEKVEIIPFNDDPAAFVVNALAPAEVAKVVMDEVAGRMEVVVPDDQLSLAIGRRGQNVRLASQLSGWYIDILTEAEESERRQEEFRTRSTGFIEALNIDDVIAHLLVAEGFVLPEEIAESTIEELANIQGFDEDIATELQNRAVDYVERETTRINEALDKLKVADDLRAFEYISLAMLLSLAENNILTLDDLADLDNEELVSLLGEHGLSDDAEAGDIIMAARAHWFDDEDDQAADASDSDAPDTEAEAGEISADASDS, from the coding sequence ATGGATACATCATCAATTCCGGGTATGGAACTCATTCAGGTCGCCGATGTGGTGGCGCGTGAAAAATCGATCGATCGCGAAGAAGTCATGCTGGCCATGGAAGAAGCGATTCAAAAAGCTGGCCGTGCAAAATATGGTCTGGAGCGTGATATCCGGGCCATGATTGATCGCAAATCAGGCGCGATCCGGTTGGAACGCTGGATGGAAGTTGTCGAAGAGGTCGAAGATGATGAGACCCAGATAAGCGTTGACGAAGGTGCCAAACTGACCCCTGCAGTAGGTCTTGGTGAATTTTCAAAGCAATCATTGCCGCCAATCGAATTTGGCCGGATTGCGGCGCAGACTGCCAAGCAGGTGATTTCGCAAAAAGTGCGTGATGCCGAGCGTGCGCGTCAGTTTGAAGAATATAAAGACCGCGTTGGTGAGATTGTTGTTGGGACAATCAAACGTGCTGAAAGCTATTCGATCACTGTTGATCTGGGCCGTGCCGAAGCGGTGATTCGCCGTGAAGAAATGATCCCGCGTGAGAATCTGCGCCAAGGCGATCGCGTGCGCGCCTATATTATCGATGTGCGCGAAGAACAGCGGGGCCCGCAAATCTTTCTATCGCGTGCCTGTAATGAATTCATGGCCAAGCTGTTTACACAGGAAGTGCCTGAAATTTATGATGGCATCATCGAAATCAAAGGTGTGGCTCGTGAAGCTGGTAGTCGTGCCAAAATTTCGGTTCTGTCGAATGATCCGGGCATTGATCCGGTTGGCGCCTGTGTGGGTATGCGGGGTAGCCGAGTGCAAGCGGTTGTTGGCGAATTGCAGGGTGAGAAAGTGGAAATTATCCCGTTCAATGATGACCCTGCTGCCTTTGTCGTGAATGCGCTGGCACCAGCCGAAGTTGCCAAGGTGGTGATGGATGAGGTGGCTGGCCGGATGGAAGTTGTCGTGCCTGATGACCAGCTCAGCCTTGCGATTGGCCGTCGTGGACAGAATGTACGCCTCGCCTCGCAATTGTCAGGCTGGTATATTGATATTCTGACCGAGGCCGAAGAATCGGAACGTCGCCAGGAAGAATTCCGCACGCGCTCGACCGGCTTTATCGAAGCGCTGAACATCGATGATGTGATCGCGCATCTGCTGGTGGCGGAAGGCTTTGTCCTGCCGGAAGAAATCGCCGAAAGCACAATCGAGGAGCTGGCTAATATTCAGGGCTTTGACGAAGATATTGCAACCGAATTGCAAAATCGTGCGGTTGATTATGTCGAGCGTGAAACAACCAGAATCAATGAAGCTCTTGATAAGCTGAAAGTGGCTGATGATCTGCGTGCCTTTGAATATATCAGTCTGGCTATGCTGCTGTCGCTTGCCGAGAATAATATTCTCACCCTTGATGATCTAGCTGACCTCGATAATGAGGAGCTGGTCAGCCTGTTAGGCGAACACGGCCTGAGTGACGACGCTGAAGCGGGCGATATCATCATGGCTGCACGGGCACATTGGTTTGATGATGAAGATGATCAAGCCGCTGATGCAAGCGATAGTGATGCACCCGATACAGAGGCAGAAGCAGGTGAGATATCTGCTGACGCATCTGATAGCTAG
- a CDS encoding ribosome maturation factor RimP — translation MVETKVSKIIEAAVEDLGFQLVRVLFMGGNSGRNQLQIMAEPVEDREMTVEDCKKLSRHIAALLDVEDPISSAYVLEVSSPGIDRPLTKIEDYERFEGELAKINLRMMRDGRRRFNGRLNGFDDEGKIVLETTFGRFAFAFDEIDSARIDPAEILAMSTKDQIKAK, via the coding sequence TTGGTAGAGACAAAAGTAAGCAAGATAATCGAAGCGGCGGTTGAAGACCTGGGTTTTCAGCTGGTGCGGGTATTGTTTATGGGCGGCAATTCAGGCCGTAACCAGTTGCAGATTATGGCTGAACCGGTTGAAGATCGCGAGATGACTGTCGAGGATTGCAAAAAGCTGAGCCGGCATATTGCGGCCTTGCTTGATGTTGAAGATCCGATTTCCAGTGCCTATGTTCTGGAGGTCAGCTCTCCGGGAATTGACCGGCCGCTGACCAAAATCGAAGATTATGAAAGGTTTGAAGGTGAGCTGGCCAAAATAAATCTGCGGATGATGCGTGATGGCCGTCGCCGCTTTAATGGCCGCCTAAATGGCTTTGACGATGAAGGCAAGATCGTTCTGGAAACAACATTCGGACGCTTTGCATTTGCATTTGACGAAATAGATTCGGCGCGTATCGACCCAGCAGAAATTCTGGCGATGTCAACTAAAGACCAAATAAAGGCTAAATAA
- the trmB gene encoding tRNA (guanine(46)-N(7))-methyltransferase TrmB, with the protein MTSDKKETVIKVIGAKKTDTKKTDAQQPGAQKPNMDNQDFSASRFYGPRFYGRRKGRPLRQTMQTLLAEKLPEVRFDLERHAAAQFSSPCADVFLEIGFGGGEHIAGLATQRPDAGFIGAEPFINGVASLLRHMQDDDIDNIRIWDDDVRLIFASLADASLAGAYVMFPDPWPKKRHAGRRILQDDVMNSLARLIRPGGSLVMASDDPTAKSWLLQAAMRHPAFDWTARCADDWQIRPADLPATRYMKKAENEARHPAWFIFTRS; encoded by the coding sequence ATGACATCAGACAAAAAAGAGACAGTCATAAAAGTGATAGGCGCCAAAAAGACAGACACCAAAAAGACAGATGCTCAACAACCAGGCGCTCAAAAACCAAATATGGATAATCAGGATTTTTCTGCCTCGCGTTTTTATGGCCCGCGCTTTTACGGACGGCGGAAAGGTCGTCCATTGCGGCAGACAATGCAGACTTTATTGGCTGAAAAATTGCCTGAAGTACGGTTTGATCTAGAACGTCACGCCGCCGCGCAATTCAGTAGTCCCTGTGCGGATGTTTTTCTGGAAATCGGGTTTGGCGGCGGCGAGCATATCGCCGGACTGGCGACGCAACGGCCTGATGCCGGTTTCATTGGTGCCGAGCCCTTTATAAATGGTGTCGCTAGTCTGCTGCGGCATATGCAGGATGACGATATCGATAATATCCGCATCTGGGATGATGATGTGCGGCTGATCTTTGCGTCGCTGGCCGATGCGTCGCTGGCGGGTGCCTATGTTATGTTTCCCGATCCCTGGCCAAAAAAGCGCCATGCTGGACGCCGGATTCTGCAAGATGATGTGATGAATTCGCTGGCGCGGCTGATCCGGCCAGGGGGCAGCCTTGTGATGGCCAGTGATGATCCAACGGCAAAAAGCTGGCTGTTACAGGCGGCAATGCGGCATCCGGCCTTTGACTGGACCGCGCGCTGTGCAGATGACTGGCAGATACGACCAGCAGACTTGCCAGCGACACGCTATATGAAAAAGGCCGAAAATGAAGCACGCCATCCGGCCTGGTTTATTTTTACCCGTAGCTAG
- the metK gene encoding methionine adenosyltransferase, protein MSYLFTSESVSEGHPDKVCDRISDTVLDLFLTADPEARVACETMATTNRVILGGEVRAPEDQIAGIMKQIEPAVRAAVKDIGYEQDKFHHAHFEFQNYLHEQSADIAMGVDEGDNKDEGAGDQGLMFGYACDETDVLMPAPIHYSHQILKRLAGMRKSNADSILRPDSKSQITMVYDDDGKPIGTHKIVLSTQHAEGASTDDIRKLVTPVIADILPDGWMVGADDLLVNPTGNFVIGGPDGDAGLTGRKIIVDTYGGAAPHGGGAFSGKDPTKVDRSAAYAARYLAKNVVAAGLATKCTIQLAYAIGVADPVSVYANTHGTGAGSDADLQQALSQSMKLTPRGIREHLGLNKPIYASSAAYGHFGRMAGEAGAGSFSWEATDLKAALTAALA, encoded by the coding sequence ATGTCATATCTATTTACGTCTGAATCCGTGTCCGAAGGGCATCCTGATAAGGTATGCGATCGCATATCAGACACGGTGCTTGATCTGTTTCTAACAGCTGACCCAGAAGCGCGTGTTGCGTGCGAAACCATGGCGACGACCAATCGCGTCATTCTGGGAGGTGAGGTGCGGGCACCCGAAGACCAGATCGCCGGTATTATGAAACAGATTGAACCTGCGGTGCGGGCGGCGGTTAAGGATATTGGCTATGAGCAGGACAAATTCCATCACGCCCATTTCGAATTTCAGAATTATTTGCATGAGCAATCAGCCGATATTGCAATGGGCGTTGATGAAGGCGATAACAAGGATGAAGGCGCCGGTGATCAGGGGCTTATGTTTGGTTATGCCTGTGACGAAACCGACGTTCTTATGCCAGCACCGATACACTATTCGCATCAGATTCTAAAACGTCTTGCCGGAATGCGCAAAAGCAATGCGGATTCGATTTTACGCCCCGACTCGAAAAGCCAGATCACAATGGTTTATGATGATGATGGTAAACCCATTGGTACGCATAAGATCGTTTTATCTACCCAGCATGCCGAAGGCGCATCAACAGATGATATACGTAAATTGGTGACACCGGTTATTGCCGATATCCTGCCAGATGGCTGGATGGTGGGTGCCGATGATCTGCTGGTTAATCCAACGGGTAATTTCGTTATTGGTGGACCCGATGGTGATGCCGGTCTGACAGGCAGAAAGATTATTGTTGATACTTATGGTGGTGCCGCGCCGCATGGTGGAGGCGCCTTTTCGGGTAAAGACCCGACAAAAGTTGACCGTTCTGCCGCCTATGCCGCGCGTTATCTGGCGAAGAATGTTGTGGCCGCCGGTCTGGCGACGAAATGCACGATTCAGCTTGCTTATGCCATTGGTGTTGCTGATCCGGTTTCGGTCTATGCGAATACGCACGGCACCGGTGCAGGCAGTGATGCTGATTTGCAACAGGCTTTGAGCCAGTCGATGAAGCTGACACCACGTGGCATCCGTGAACATCTTGGCCTGAATAAGCCGATCTACGCATCAAGTGCTGCCTATGGCCATTTTGGCCGTATGGCTGGTGAAGCGGGTGCGGGATCATTTAGCTGGGAAGCAACCGATCTGAAAGCTGCACTGACGGCGGCTTTGGCCTAA
- the lnt gene encoding apolipoprotein N-acyltransferase, whose product MARFWNKAAAVIRNPYVGSFLAGCLASLCLPPLGFIFTIFALSFPALTSAKAHTAWRAAAIWMLAGLGWFVFSTYWVAHSLYVSDPGLWLLMPFAAFGLASVLALFWAVAGWVAWRCGRTAQGRLIWLVMMLGLAEYARGFVATGFPWNAPGYLFSFHLGALQAASWFGIYGLNIIAFLFAFVLALWVVGARQIAVALLIVPLLLSYLGIVRIDHLQDVVQNTQSPTVRIIQPSVPQQEKWLRSKRPEHLQRLVDLSNQHIPMPRLVIWPETAFAGFASVEPELLRRTVASATPFDGYLLTGIPRRDEQDRLFNAAVLHAHNGALKGIYDKRHLVPFGEYVPFRGLVPLIDVIAGPQDFSKGTTNKLFTVPGVGRAQILICYEVIFSGAIVDRQNKPDFIVNLTNDGWFGHTAGPWQHLAQSQMRAVEEGMTLIRAANAGISGAFDPLGRPLGQIELGIADSLDVQVVAALETTLLAKMGQMLFVFMLMLTAGFAYWLDRRLD is encoded by the coding sequence ATGGCGCGGTTCTGGAATAAGGCGGCTGCCGTGATCCGTAATCCCTATGTCGGGTCATTTCTGGCTGGCTGCCTTGCCAGCCTGTGCCTGCCGCCGTTGGGGTTTATATTTACCATTTTTGCGTTATCTTTCCCGGCGCTGACGTCAGCCAAGGCACACACAGCCTGGCGGGCAGCTGCTATCTGGATGCTGGCCGGACTTGGCTGGTTTGTGTTTTCGACCTATTGGGTGGCACATTCGCTTTATGTCTCTGACCCTGGCTTGTGGTTGTTGATGCCGTTTGCCGCTTTTGGCCTTGCCTCTGTACTGGCTTTATTCTGGGCGGTAGCCGGATGGGTGGCATGGCGTTGTGGTCGCACAGCACAAGGCCGTCTGATCTGGCTGGTGATGATGCTGGGTTTGGCAGAATATGCCCGTGGTTTTGTTGCCACCGGGTTTCCATGGAACGCGCCGGGCTATCTGTTCAGCTTTCATCTTGGCGCCTTGCAAGCGGCTAGCTGGTTTGGCATTTACGGGCTGAATATCATCGCCTTTCTGTTTGCCTTTGTGCTGGCGCTATGGGTGGTGGGGGCGCGGCAGATTGCGGTGGCCCTGCTGATCGTGCCATTGTTGCTGTCATATCTGGGAATCGTGCGTATCGATCACCTGCAAGATGTGGTGCAGAACACGCAAAGCCCAACTGTGCGCATCATTCAGCCATCCGTACCGCAACAGGAAAAATGGCTGAGATCGAAACGACCAGAACATCTGCAACGACTTGTTGATTTATCAAATCAGCATATTCCCATGCCGCGTCTGGTGATCTGGCCGGAAACGGCGTTCGCCGGCTTTGCCAGCGTCGAACCGGAGCTGTTGCGCCGAACCGTAGCATCAGCGACGCCGTTTGATGGGTATCTGCTGACCGGCATTCCGCGCCGTGACGAACAGGATAGATTATTCAATGCGGCGGTTTTGCATGCGCATAATGGTGCGCTCAAAGGCATTTATGACAAACGCCACCTTGTGCCATTTGGCGAATATGTGCCGTTTCGTGGCCTGGTTCCGCTTATTGATGTGATTGCTGGCCCGCAGGATTTCAGTAAAGGAACAACAAATAAGCTGTTCACTGTACCAGGAGTTGGCAGGGCGCAGATATTGATCTGTTATGAAGTGATTTTTTCGGGGGCGATCGTTGACCGCCAGAACAAGCCGGATTTCATAGTCAATCTGACAAATGATGGGTGGTTCGGTCATACGGCAGGTCCCTGGCAACATCTGGCTCAAAGCCAGATGCGTGCGGTCGAGGAAGGCATGACATTGATCCGCGCCGCGAATGCTGGTATCAGCGGGGCGTTTGATCCGCTAGGACGGCCACTTGGCCAGATCGAGCTTGGCATTGCCGATAGTCTTGATGTGCAGGTGGTTGCCGCGCTGGAAACAACGTTACTTGCCAAAATGGGGCAGATGTTGTTTGTCTTTATGCTTATGCTGACCGCCGGGTTTGCATATTGGCTTGATCGGCGGCTTGACTGA